In Rutidosis leptorrhynchoides isolate AG116_Rl617_1_P2 chromosome 2, CSIRO_AGI_Rlap_v1, whole genome shotgun sequence, one genomic interval encodes:
- the LOC139894235 gene encoding uncharacterized protein: FPAALFLGLSLTPVLAEETSSDPNDSDFAGLRKIDDGSVVSNIHTSKWRVFTDSGRDLFLQGKLEDAERLFVGALQEAKEGFGERDPHVASACNNLAELYRVKKAYDKAEPLYLEAINILEESYGDEDIRVGAALHNLGQFYLVQKKLDEARACYERALKLKRRVLGEAHADYAETMYHLGKVLHLQGNVEDAEVLIEDSIRILEEGGQGESILCMRRLRYLAQIYINSNKLKDAANVQRKILHTIEVSKGWESLETVIAAESLALILQLTGSLHEAKDLLQRCLDTRRRLLPEDHIQVAASLFHMARVEILLYSQSSGDTSEGTALIENAKDLLRNAIRIAREALEKSRNLRAKHKSNEASRIDTYSERTVLLILLQALNTLSQLEVTKVNLQKPAENMVQHAEAEKTLLDCISAYKQFGLQIPLSSLSDIKGEYLTCLKHLSTLLSNSDGDGSRQSNRPTLQEVLNEIKRVEGGSSTPNTNV; this comes from the exons TTTCCTGCAGCATTATTTCTTGGATTAAGTTTGACACCTGTCTTGGCTGAAGAGACTTCAAGTGATCCAAATGACAGTGATTTTGCTGGTTTACGCAAAATTGATGATGGCTCGGTAGTTTCAAATATTCATACATCCAAGTGGAGGGTATTCACTGACAGCGGAAGGGATCTGTTTTTGCAG GGGAAATTGGAGGATGCAGAGCGGTTGTTTGTGGGTGCACTGCAAGAAGCTAAAGAAGGTTTTGGGGAAAGGGATCCTCATGTTGCCTCTGCATGCAATAACCTT GCTGAGTTGTATAGAGTTAAGAAGGCGTATGATAAAGCAGAGCCTTTGTACTTGGAAGCCATCAATATTCTTGAGGAATCATATGGAGATGAAGACATAAG GGTTGGGGCAGCTCTTCATAATCTAGGTCAATTCTATCTTGTCCAAAAGAAACTGGACGAGGCTCGTGCTTGCTACGAG CGTGCTTTAAAG CTAAAGAGACGAGTTTTGGGAGAGGCCCATGCTGACTATGCAGAGACTATGTATCATCTTGGAAAG GTGCTACACCTTCAAGGGAATGTAGAGGACGCCGAAGTGCTCATTGAGGATTCTATTCGGATACTCGAG GAAGGTGGGCAAGGAGAATCTATCTTATGCATGCGGAGACTGCGGTATCTTGCTCAG ATCTATATCAACTCTAACAAACTAAAAGATGCTGCCAACGTACAGAGAAAGATATTGCATACAATTGAAGTATCAAAG GGATGGGAGTCTTTGGAAACTGTGATTGCAGCTGAAAGCCTTGCACTGATTCTTCAGTTAACAGGGAGTTTGCATGAAGCAAAAGACCTTCTTCAAAG ATGTCTTGATACACGAAGAAGGTTGCTTCCAGAAGACCATATTCAG GTAGCAGCCAGCTTGTTTCATATGGCCAGGGTGGAAATTCTTCTATACAGCCAATCAAGCGGTGATACTTCTGAAGGAACCGCATTGATCGAAAATGCAAAAGATCTTCTACGCAATGCGATAAG GATAGCTCGAGAGGCGTTGGAGAAGTCAAGGAATTTAAGAGCAAAGCACAAGTCTAATGAAGCATCTAGAATTGATACGTATTCTGAGCGCACAGTTTTGCTTATACTG TTGCAAGCGTTAAATACTTTGAGCCAACTTGAAGTTACTAAGGTCAACTTACAGAAACCTGCG GAGAACATGGTACAACATGCAGAGGCCGAGAAAACTCTTCTTGATTGCATTTCGGCGTACAAACAG TTTGGACTTCAGATACCTTTATCTAGTTTATCTGATATAAAGGGCGAGTATCTCACATGTTTAAAACATCTCTCTACTTTACTAAGTAACTCGGATGGTGATGGCTCAAGGCAATCAAATCGACCTACTTTGCAAGAGGTGTTAAACGAAATCAAGCGAGTCGAAGGTGGATCATCAACGCCCAACACAAATGTTTaa